One window of Pelobates fuscus isolate aPelFus1 chromosome 9, aPelFus1.pri, whole genome shotgun sequence genomic DNA carries:
- the HNRNPL gene encoding heterogeneous nuclear ribonucleoprotein L isoform X2, translating to MAAAAAVGGRTNFYGTEGGRAPKRQKTDGTDDSVAASVEGYDDPHKTPASPVVHVRGLIDGVIESDLAEALQEFGAISYVVVMPKKRQALVEYEDILGACNAVNYAADNQIYVAGHPAFVNYSTSQKISRPVDSGDDSRGVNNVLLFTILNPIYSITTDVLYTICNPCGPVQRIVIFRKNGVQAMVEFDSVQSAQRAKASLNGADIYSGCCTLKIEYAKPTRLNVFKNDQDTWDYTNPSLSGQGDPSGNPNKRQRNPPLLGDHPAEYVGGPHGAYHGHYHEEAYGPPPPHYEGRRMGPPQVGGLRRGTPSRYGPQYGHPPPPPEYGPHADSPVLMVYGLDPTKTNCDRVFNVFCLYGNVEKVKFMKSKPGAAMVEMADGYAVDRALSHLNNNFMFGQKLSVCVSKQQSIVPGQSYGLEDGSSSFKAFSGSRNNRFTSPEQAAKNRIQQPSNVLHFFNAPPDVTGQNFYEICEELGVKKPSSVKVFTGKRERSSSGLLEWEAKGDALESLSLLNHFQMKNPNGPYPYTLKLCFSTAQHAS from the exons ATGGCGGCAGCTGCGGCGGTTGGAGGAAGAACTAATTTTTACGGGACCGAGGGCGGACGTGCCCCCAAGAGGCAAAAGACGGACGGGACTGACGACAGCGTGGCGGCCTCCGTG GAAGGATATGACGACCCTCACAAGACCCCGGCATCACCGGTGGTCCATGTGAGGGGTCTCATTGATGGAGTGATCGAGTCTGATCTTGCTGAGGCTCTCCAGGAGTTTGGAGCAATCAG CTATGTGGTGGTGATGCCTAAAAAAAGGCAAGCCCTGGTGGAGTATGAGGATATCCTGGGTGCTTGCAACGCAGTTAATTATGCTGCAGACAACCAGATCTACGTGGCTGGTCATCCAGCATTTGTAAACTACTCCACCAGTCAGAAGATCTCACGCCCAGTGGATTCAGGAGACGATTCAAGGGGTGTCAACAACGTGCTTCTCTTTACCATCCTCAACCCCATCTATTCTATCACTACG GACGTATTGTACACCATCTGTAACCCATGTGGACCTGTCCAGCGCATTGTCATCTTCCGAAAGAACGGTGTCCAGGCCATGGTTGA ATTTGACTCCGTGCAAAGTGCCCAGCGTGCCAAGGCTTCTCTGAACGGTGCGGACATCTACTCTGGTTGTTGCACTCTAAAGATAGAATATGCCAAG CCTACCCGactgaatgtatttaaaaatgacCAGGATACGTGGGATTACACCAACCCCTCCCTGAGTGGCCAAG GTGATCCTTCTGGAAACCCTAACAAACGGCAGAGGAACCCCCCGCTATTGGGAGATCATCCTGCTGAATATG TTGGAGGACCACATGGAGCCTACCATGGACATTATCACGAAGAAGCCTATGGTCCCCCACCTCCACACTACGAAGGTCGTAGGATGGGCCCCCCACAAGTTGGAGGTCTACGTAGGGGAACACCCAGCCGCTATGGCCCACAATATGGCCATCCTCCACCACCACCAGAGTACGGCCCACATGCAGATAGCCCAGTGCTGATGGTGTATGGCCTGGACCCGACAAAGACTAACTGTGACAGGGTATTCAATGTATTCTGTTTGTACGGAAATGTGGAGAAG GTCAAGTTCATGAAGAGTAAGCCTGGGGCTGCCATGGTGGAAATGGCCGATGGATATGCTGTTGACAGAGCTCTCTCTCACCTCAACAACAACTTCATGTTTGGGCAGAAGCTGAGTGTGTG TGTATCCAAGCAACAATCAATTGTACCAGGTCAGTCCTATGGCTTGGAGGATGGTTCTTCCAGCTTTAAGGCTTTCAGCGGTTCCCGTAACAATCGTTTCACATCCCCGGAACAGGCagcaaagaacagaatccagCAACCAAGTAACGTCCTGCATTTCTTTAATGCTCCTCCTGATGTGACTGGGCAGAACTTCTATGAG ATCTGTGAAGAACTGGGTGTGAAGAAGCCATCCTCCGTCAAGGTGTTTACTGGCAAAC GTGAACGGAGCTCTTCAGGTCTTTTGGAGTGGGAAGCAAAAGGTGATGCTCTGGAGTCACTCAGTCTCCTCAATCACTTCCAAATGAAGAATCCAA ATGGCCCTTACCCGTACACCCTGAAACTGTGCTTCTCCACTGCCCAGCATGCATCCTAA
- the HNRNPL gene encoding heterogeneous nuclear ribonucleoprotein L isoform X1: protein MAAAAAVGGRTNFYGTEGGRAPKRQKTDGTDDSVAASVEGYDDPHKTPASPVVHVRGLIDGVIESDLAEALQEFGAISYVVVMPKKRQALVEYEDILGACNAVNYAADNQIYVAGHPAFVNYSTSQKISRPVDSGDDSRGVNNVLLFTILNPIYSITTDVLYTICNPCGPVQRIVIFRKNGVQAMVEFDSVQSAQRAKASLNGADIYSGCCTLKIEYAKPTRLNVFKNDQDTWDYTNPSLSGQGDPSGNPNKRQRNPPLLGDHPAEYVGGPHGAYHGHYHEEAYGPPPPHYEGRRMGPPQVGGLRRGTPSRYGPQYGHPPPPPEYGPHADSPVLMVYGLDPTKTNCDRVFNVFCLYGNVEKVKFMKSKPGAAMVEMADGYAVDRALSHLNNNFMFGQKLSVCVSKQQSIVPGQSYGLEDGSSSFKAFSGSRNNRFTSPEQAAKNRIQQPSNVLHFFNAPPDVTGQNFYEICEELGVKKPSSVKVFTGKPGERSSSGLLEWEAKGDALESLSLLNHFQMKNPNGPYPYTLKLCFSTAQHAS, encoded by the exons ATGGCGGCAGCTGCGGCGGTTGGAGGAAGAACTAATTTTTACGGGACCGAGGGCGGACGTGCCCCCAAGAGGCAAAAGACGGACGGGACTGACGACAGCGTGGCGGCCTCCGTG GAAGGATATGACGACCCTCACAAGACCCCGGCATCACCGGTGGTCCATGTGAGGGGTCTCATTGATGGAGTGATCGAGTCTGATCTTGCTGAGGCTCTCCAGGAGTTTGGAGCAATCAG CTATGTGGTGGTGATGCCTAAAAAAAGGCAAGCCCTGGTGGAGTATGAGGATATCCTGGGTGCTTGCAACGCAGTTAATTATGCTGCAGACAACCAGATCTACGTGGCTGGTCATCCAGCATTTGTAAACTACTCCACCAGTCAGAAGATCTCACGCCCAGTGGATTCAGGAGACGATTCAAGGGGTGTCAACAACGTGCTTCTCTTTACCATCCTCAACCCCATCTATTCTATCACTACG GACGTATTGTACACCATCTGTAACCCATGTGGACCTGTCCAGCGCATTGTCATCTTCCGAAAGAACGGTGTCCAGGCCATGGTTGA ATTTGACTCCGTGCAAAGTGCCCAGCGTGCCAAGGCTTCTCTGAACGGTGCGGACATCTACTCTGGTTGTTGCACTCTAAAGATAGAATATGCCAAG CCTACCCGactgaatgtatttaaaaatgacCAGGATACGTGGGATTACACCAACCCCTCCCTGAGTGGCCAAG GTGATCCTTCTGGAAACCCTAACAAACGGCAGAGGAACCCCCCGCTATTGGGAGATCATCCTGCTGAATATG TTGGAGGACCACATGGAGCCTACCATGGACATTATCACGAAGAAGCCTATGGTCCCCCACCTCCACACTACGAAGGTCGTAGGATGGGCCCCCCACAAGTTGGAGGTCTACGTAGGGGAACACCCAGCCGCTATGGCCCACAATATGGCCATCCTCCACCACCACCAGAGTACGGCCCACATGCAGATAGCCCAGTGCTGATGGTGTATGGCCTGGACCCGACAAAGACTAACTGTGACAGGGTATTCAATGTATTCTGTTTGTACGGAAATGTGGAGAAG GTCAAGTTCATGAAGAGTAAGCCTGGGGCTGCCATGGTGGAAATGGCCGATGGATATGCTGTTGACAGAGCTCTCTCTCACCTCAACAACAACTTCATGTTTGGGCAGAAGCTGAGTGTGTG TGTATCCAAGCAACAATCAATTGTACCAGGTCAGTCCTATGGCTTGGAGGATGGTTCTTCCAGCTTTAAGGCTTTCAGCGGTTCCCGTAACAATCGTTTCACATCCCCGGAACAGGCagcaaagaacagaatccagCAACCAAGTAACGTCCTGCATTTCTTTAATGCTCCTCCTGATGTGACTGGGCAGAACTTCTATGAG ATCTGTGAAGAACTGGGTGTGAAGAAGCCATCCTCCGTCAAGGTGTTTACTGGCAAAC CAGGTGAACGGAGCTCTTCAGGTCTTTTGGAGTGGGAAGCAAAAGGTGATGCTCTGGAGTCACTCAGTCTCCTCAATCACTTCCAAATGAAGAATCCAA ATGGCCCTTACCCGTACACCCTGAAACTGTGCTTCTCCACTGCCCAGCATGCATCCTAA